One stretch of Glycine soja cultivar W05 chromosome 7, ASM419377v2, whole genome shotgun sequence DNA includes these proteins:
- the LOC114418380 gene encoding disease resistance protein At4g27190-like: protein MEAVSSALLEPVTNSVLDLLKKQVDYIRYRRNFDEVDECVKQLKLEKARVDHQCDEAVKNGHKIEGKAREWLGKVGKFETEVEKYWNDDGHKKTRFSNCLFPYFRHRLGRLAKKMAVEGKKITDDCPKSAEIAYRVNVTSNDAILSNTDLMDFGSRKSIMEQIMATLEDPTVKMIGVHGPGGVGKSTLIKAIAEIARDKKLFNVVAFSEITVNPNLKKVQEDIAYVLGLRLEGEGENVRADHLRRRLKKEKENTLIILDDLWDRLDLNRMGIPLDGDVDDNDKQGLKGPTKEKSLGDYKGCKILLTSRNKNVLTDKMEVKSTFCVEELDEKDALKLFRKEARIQGEMSQWKQEIVKKYCAGLPMAIVTVGRALRDKSDSEWEKLKKQDLVGIQNSMEISVKMSYDRLENEELKSIFFLCAQMGHQPLIMDLVKYCFGLGILEGVYSLGEARGRISTSIQKLKNSGLVLDGSSSIHFNMHDLVRDAALSIAQKEQNVFTLRNGKLDDWPELEKCTSISICNSDIIDELPEEINCPQLKFFQIDSDDSSLKIPNSFFKGMKKLKVLMLTGIQLSSLPSSIESLSDLRLLYLERCTLDHNLSIIGKLKKLRILSLSGSRIENLPTELKDLDKLQLLDISNCSIVTMIPPNLVSRLTLLEELYVRKCFMEVSEEGERNQSQISFISELKHLHQLQVVDLSIPCAEVFPKELFFDNLSDYKIEIGNFKTLSAGDFRMPNKYEKFKSLALELKDDTDNIHSQKGIKLLFKRVENLLLGELNGVQDVINELNLDGFPHLKHLSIINNPSIKYIINSKDLFYPQDVFSKLESLCLYELRKIEMIYFSSGTEIICFSPFTDCSFTKLKTIKVKKCDQLKNLFSFCMVKLLASLETIGVSNCGSLEEIIKIPDNSDKIEFLKLMSLSLESLSSFTSFYTTVEGSSTNRDQIQITVTENEHSEMAPPLFGELVEIPNLENLNLISMNKIQKIWSDQPLSNFCFQNLIKLVVDDCDNLRYLCSMSVASSLRKLKGLFVSKCKMMEKIFSTEGNSAGKVCVFPKLEEIHLEGMVELTDIWQAEVSADSFSSVTSVNIDSCNKLDKIFPSHMEGWFASLNSLKVYYCQSVKVIFEIKDSQQADASGGIDTNLQVVDVCGLPKLERVWSRDPGGILNFKKLQSIHVFSCHRLRNVFPASVAKDVPKLENMSVRRCDGIVEIVACEDGSETNTEQLVFPELTYMDLYELSSIQHFYRGRHPIECPKLKKLSVGKCNEKLKTFGTGERSNEEDEAVMSAEKIFPNLEFLDIDFDEAQKWLLSNTVKHPMHRLKGLRLSEVNDGERLCQILYRMPNLEKLHLWYAEHLLKESSESRLGTVLQLKELFLISSEIKDIGFEREPVLQRLELLSLYWCHKLRNLAPPSVSLAYLTNLEVVQCVGLRNLMASSTAKSLVQLKSMKINGCHELEEIVSNEGNEEAEQIVFGKLITIELEGLIKLKSFCSYKNYEFKFPSLEVLIVRYCGMMERFAEGGARAAKLENIVSANEEGKEEAKWQWEGDLNATIQKVWEDKFLESASTESYLSLRDSPLQVIWLDSRRIPKWCFSNLKSLTVDGCQFLTDVVIPFYLLPFLTNLEKLKVRKCGSVKSIFDVKTAMGLGAAAFPRPLPFPSRN, encoded by the exons ATGGAGGCTGTGTCATCCGCACTACTAGAGCCAGTAACTAATTCTGTGTTGGATCTGCTTAAAAAGCAAGTGGATTACATCCGTTACAGGCGAAACTTTGATGAAGTAGACGAGTGTGTTAAGCAACTTAAACTTGAAAAGGCGAGAGTAGATCATCAATGTGACGAAGCTGTCAAAAATGGACACAAAATTGAAGGTAAGGCTAGAGAATGGTTAGGGAAAGTGGGTAAATTTGAGACAGAAGTGGAGAAGTATTGGAACGATGATGGCCACAAAAAGACACGGTTTTCCAATTGTTTATTTCCTTACTTTAGGCATAGACTAGGCAGACTAGCAAAGAAGATGGCAGTTGAGGGTAAAAAGATAACCGACGATTGCCCCAAGTCTGCTGAAATTGCCTATCGGGTAAACGTAACATCTAATGATGCCATTTTGTCTAATACTGACCTTATGGATTTTGGTTCTAGAAAATCCATAATGGAACAAATAATGGCAACACTTGAAGATCCCACTGTGAAAATGATTGGAGTGCATGGGCCAGGTGGGGTGGGTAAGAGCACTTTAATCAAAGCAATTGCTGAAATTGCTCGCGACAAGAAGTTGTTTAATGTGGTGGCTTTTTCAGAAATAACAGTCAACCCCAATCTGAAAAAAGTCCAGGAAGATATTGCTTACGTGTTGGGATTGAGATTGGAAGGAGAAGGTGAGAATGTAAGAGCTGATCATCTACGGAGGAGGTTaaagaaagagaaggagaaCACCCTCATAATCTTGGATGACCTTTGGGACAGATTAGACTTGAATAGGATGGGGATTCCACTTGATGGTGAtgttgatgataatgataaacaGGGTCTCAAAGGACCGACAAAAGAAAAATCTCTTGGTGATTATAAGGGCTGCAAAATTTTGCTAACTTCAAGGAATAAAAACGTATTAACTGATAAAATGGAAGTTAAGTCAACTTTCTGTGTAGAGGAATTAGATGAAAAGGATGCTCTGAAGTTGTTTCGGAAGGAGGCTAGAATACAGGGTGAAATGTCCCAGTGGAAACAAGAAATTGTTAAGAAGTACTGTGCTGGGTTACCTATGGCAATAGTTACAGTTGGAAGGGCATTAAGAGACAAGAGCGACTCAGAGTGGGAAAAACTTAAAAAGCAAGACCTGGTGGGAATTCAGAATTCTATGGAGATTTCTGTAAAAATGAGTTATGACCGTCTAGAAAATGAGGAGCTTAAatccattttctttctttgtgctCAAATGGGTCATCAACCCCTAATTATGGACTTGGTGAAGTATTGCTTTGGTTTGGGAATACTTGAAGGGGTCTACTCGCTTGGGGAAGCTCGGGGCAGAATATCTACATCAATCCAAAAGTTGAAAAACTCAGGTTTAGTGTTGGATGGAAGTTCTAGTATTCATTTCAATATGCATGATCTGGTTCGAGATGCTGCTTTATCTATAGCACAGAAGGAGCAAAATGTATTTACTTTGAGAAATGGGAAACTTGATGATTGGCCTGAACTCGAGAAGTGCACTTCTATTTCTATATGCAACAGTGATATCATTGATGAGCTTCCAGAAGAAATAAATTGTCCTCAACTTAAATTTTTCCAAATTGACAGTGATGATTCATCTTTAAAAATACCTAACAGTTTTTTTAAAGGAATGAAAAAGCTCAAAGTATTAATGTTGACTGGTATTCAACTATCAAGCTTACCATCTTCAATTGAAAGCCTATCAGACCTCAGATTGCTTTATTTGGAGAGATGCACCTTAGATCACAACTTATCAATCATAGGGaagctaaaaaaattaagaattctcAGCCTTTCTGGATCTCGAATTGAAAATTTGCCAACTGAGTTAAAGGACTTGGATAAACTACAATTACTAGACATCAGCAATTGTTCAATAGTCACCATGATTCCACCTAATCTTGTATCAAGGTTGACTTTGTTGGAAGAGCTGTATGTAAGAAAGTGCTTCATGGAAGTGTCGGAGGAAGGAGAGAGAAACCAAAgtcaaatttcatttatttctgAACTAAagcatttgcatcaattgcaagtGGTGGACTTAAGCATTCCATGTGCTGAAGTTTTTCCCAAGGAATTGTTCTTTGACAACTTAAGTGATTACAAGATTGAGATTGGGAACTTCAAAACGCTTTCAGCTGGAGATTTCAGAATGCctaataagtatgaaaagttcaAGTCTTTGGCATTGGAGCTGAAGGATGACACTGACAATATTCACTCTCAGAAAGGAATAAAGTTGTTGTTTAAAAGAGTTGAAAATTTGTTGTTGGGAGAGCTGAATGGTGTTCAAGATGTTATTAATGAGTTGAATTTGGATGGATTTCCACATCTGAAACACTTATCCATCATAAACAACCCTAGCATCAAATATATCATCAACTCAAAGGATTTGTTTTATCCTCAGGATGTTTTTTCCAAGTTGGAATCTCTATGTCTCTACGAACTAAGAAAGATAGAGATGATATACTTTAGTTCAGGTACAGAGATTATATGCTTTAGTCCATTTACAGATTGCTCATTCACCAAATTAAAAACCATCAAGGTCAAGAAGTGTGACCAATTGAAGAATCTTTTCTCCTTTTGCATGGTAAAATTGCTTGCGAGTCTTGAAACAATTGGTGTTTCCAATTGTGGTTCTTTAGAGGAGATCATTAAAATACCTGACAATTCTGATAAGATTGAGTTTCTTAAGTTGATGTCTTTGTCACTTGAATCATTATCATCATTCACTAGTTTTTATACCACAGTAGAGGGGTCTTCTACAAACAGGGATCAGATACAAATTACTGTTACAGAGAATGAGCATAGTGAGATGGCTCCTCCTCTTTTTGGTGAACTG GTTGAAATACCAAACTTAGAGAACTTGAATTTAATCTCAATGAACAAGATCCAGAAGATATGGAGCGACCAGCCCCTGTCAAACTTCTGCTTTCAAaacttaataaaattagttgtgGATGATTGTGATAATTTGAGATATTTGTGTTCAATGTCCGTGGCCAGCAGTTTGAGGAAACTGAAAGGCCTGTTTGTAAGCAAGTGTAAAATGATGGAGAAGATTTTTAGCACAGAAGGAAATAGTGCAGGCAAG GTCTGCGTCTTTCCTAAGTTGGAGGAAATCCATCTCGAAGGAATGGTTGAGTTAACAGACATATGGCAAGCTGAAGTGAGTGCTGATTCCTTTTCTAGTGTCACTTCTGTGAACATTGATAGTTGCAATAAACTAGACAAAATTTTTCCGAGTCACATGGAAGGATGGTTTGCGAGTTTGAACAGCTTGAAGGTTTATTATTGTCAGTCAGTGAAAGTGATTTTTGAAATCAAAGATTCTCAGCAAGCAGATGCATCTGGTGGGATAGACACAAATTTACAGGTTGTTGATGTATGTGGACTCCCAAAGTTGGAGCGGGTGTGGAGCAGGGATCCAGGAGGAATTCTTAACTTCAAAAAACTGCAGAGTATACATGTGTTTTCTTGTCATAGACTGAGGAATGTATTTCCAGCTTCTGTGGCTAAAGATGTTCCAAAGCTTGAAAATATGTCGGTCAGACGGTGTGatggaattgtggaaattgttgCCTGTGAAGATGGATCCGAAACAAACACTGAACAATTAGTGTTTCCTGAACTAACCTACATGGACCTATATGAGCTATCAAGCATCCAACATTTCTACAGGGGGAGACATCCTATAGAGTGTCCAAAATTGAAGAAGTTGTCAGTAGGGAAATGTAACGAGAAGCTAAAAACATTCGGAACCGGAGAAAGGAGcaatgaagaagatgaagcagTTATGTCAGCTGAAAAG ATATTCCCCAATTTGGAGTTTTTGGATATTGACTTTGACGAAGCACAGAAGTGGTTATTGAGCAACACTGTGAAGCATCCAATGCACCGTTTAAAAGGGCTTAGGTTAAGTGAAGTTAATGATGGTGAACGTCTCTGTCAGATTCTGTACAGAATGCCAAATCTAGAAAAGTTACACTTGTGGTACGCTGAACATTTGCTTAAAGAGTCGTCCGAGTCACGTTTGGGAACCGTATTACAGCTGAAGGAATTGTTTTTGATTTCGTCAGAGATAAAGGATATAGGATTTGAACGAGAACCAGTTCTACAGAGACTAGAGCTTTTGAGCTTATATTGGTGCCACAAATTGAGGAATTTGGCTCCTCCCTCGGTATCATTGGCTTACTTGACAAATTTGGAAGTAGTGCAATGTGTAGGATTAAGGAATTTAATGGCATCCTCAACGGCaaaaagcttggttcaactTAAGTCCATGAAGATAAACGGATGTCATGAATTAGAGGAAATAGTAAGCAATGAGGGAAATGAAGAAGCAGAGCAAATAGTGTTTGGCAAATTGATTACTATAGAACTTGAGGGGCTAATAAAGCTGAAAAGTTTTTGCAGTTACAAGAACTATGAATTCAAATTCCCGTCATTGGAAGTATTGATTGTGAGATATTGCGGAATGATGGAAAGATTCGCGGAGGGTGGCGCAAGAGCAGCAAAGTTAGAAAACATAGTTAGTGctaatgaagaaggaaaagaggAAGCCAAATGGCAGTGGGAAGGAGACTTGAATGCCACCATACAAAAAGTTTGGGAAGATAAG TTTTTGGAGTCTGCAAGTACTGAATCATATCTTAGTCTCAGAGATAGCCCACTACAAGTGATATGGCTTGACTCACGGCGGATCCCAAAGTGGTGCTTCAGTAACTTGAAGTCTTTGACTGTGGACGGATGCCAATTTTTAACAGATGTTGTCATACCCTTCTATTTACTTCCTTTCTTAACTAATTTGGAAAAATTAAAAGTCCGAAAGTGTGGTTCTGTGAAAAGCATATTTGACGTGAAAACAGCTATGGGATTGGGAGCAGCAGCCTTCCCTAGACCTCTCCCTTTTCCCTCAAGAAATTGA
- the LOC114418383 gene encoding uncharacterized protein LOC114418383, with amino-acid sequence MQLLQHVIVAEDNADPREANLELTFPCPCVISLKLQGLPKFKYFYYCSLQTPTEDEMPTSNLQCLSLGEKGLEMIKRGEFQRNFLHKLQVLTLCFHIGSNVFPYEILQLAPNIEKLVVCDGSFKEIFCFDSLNVDEAGLLLQLKVLCLDSLPELVSIGLENSLIQPLLGNLENLEVIGCSSLKDLVPSTVSFSNLTYLQVQDCDSLLYLLTSSIAKSLTRLKRMEIKSCYSIEEIVSKEGDESHENEIIFPQLNCLKLEELPKLRSFYKGSLLSFPSLEELSVIYCEWMETLCPGTLKADKLVQVQLEESSDAIKLENDLNSTMREAFREKLWHSARSVWYMDDLKDSPVQEIWLRLHSLHISPHFRFKYLDTLIVDGCHFLSDAVLPFSLLPLLPKLKTLKVRNCDFVKIIFDVTTMGPLPFALENLILERLPNLENVWNSNVELTFPQVKSLSLCDLPKLKYDMLKPFTHLEPHPLNQVSIQKLTPNIEHLTLSEHELNMILSGEFQGNHLNELKVLALFFHIESDVFLQRVPNIEKLEVLGGFFTEIFCFDSLNVDEAGLVSQLKVICSDSLPELVSIGSENSGIVPFLRNLETLQVISCFSSINLVPCTVSFSNLTYLKVKSCKMIQLKR; translated from the exons ATGCAACTTCTACAACATGTT ATTGTTGCAGAGGATAATGCAGATCCAAGAGAAGCAAATCTGGAGCTTACGTTCCCTTGTCCCTGTGTGATCTCATTGAAACTACAAGGTTTGCCCAAGTTCAAGTATTTTTACTACTGCTCACTGCAGACACCTACCGAGGATGAAATG CCTACATCAAACTTACAGTGCCTGTCACTCGGTGAAAAAGGACTGGAGATGATCAAGCGTGGAGAATTTCAGAGAAACTTCTTACACAAATTACAAGTTCTTACTCTGTGCTTTCATATTGGGTCGAATGTATTTCCATATGAAATTCTACAACTGGCGCCCAATATAGAGAAGCTTGTGGTGTGTGATGGTTCCTTCAAGGAGATTTTCTGCTTTGATAGTCTTAATGTGGATGAGGCTGGACTCCTATTACAGCTCAAAGTCTTATGCTTGGACTCCCTTCCAGAGCTTGTTTCCATTGGGTTAGAAAACTCTTTGATTCAGCCCTTGCTGGGAAATCTAGAAAACTTGGAAGTAATAGGTTGTTCTAGTTTAAAAGACTTGGTACCATCTACAGTGTCTTTCTCCAATCTGACATATTTGCAAGTACAAGATTGCGACAGCCTGCTATATTTGTTGACATCCTCAATAGCCAAAAGTTTGACTCGACTCAAAAGAATGGAGATAAAAAGTTGTTATTCAATTGAAGAGATAGTCTCTAAGGAGGGGGATGAATCACATgagaatgaaataatatttcctCAGCTCAATTGTTTGAAACTTGAAGAACTACCAAAGCTGAGAAGCTTCTATAAAGGAAGTTTATTAAGTTTCCCATCATTGGAGGAATTGTCAGTAATCTATTGCGAGTGGATGGAAACATTATGTCCAGGTACCCTAAAAGCAGACAAGTTGGTTCAAGTTCAACTTGAGGAGTCATCAGATGCTATCAAATTGGAAAATGACCTGAACTCTACCATGCGGGAGGCATTTAGGGAAAAG TTATGGCACTCTGCACGTAGTGTATGGTATATGGATGACCTCAAAGATAGCCCAGTACAAGAGATATGGCTTAGGCTTCACTCACTGCATATCTCCCCACACTTCCGCTTCAAGTACTTAGACACCTTGATTGTGGACGGCTGCCATTTTTTATCAGATGCGGTCTTACCCTTCTCTTTACTTCCTTTATTGCCTAAATTGAAAACATTGAAAGTTCGAAACTGTGATTTTGTGAAAATCATATTTGATGTGACAACTATGGGACCACTCCCTTTTGCCCTGGAGAATTTGATTTTAGAGCGGCTGCCAAATCTGGAGAATGTTTGGAATTCAAATGTTGAGCTTACGTTCCCCCAAGTCAAGTCATTGTCACTGTGTGATCTGCCAAAGTTAAAGTATGACATGTTGAAGCCATTTACACATCTAGAACCACATCCTCTAAATCAAGTCTCTATTCAAAAG CTTACACCCAACATAGAGCACCTGACACTCAGTGAACATGAACTCAACATGATTTTGAGTGGAGAATTCCAGGGAAACCACTTAAACGAGTTAAAAGTTCTTGCTCTGTTCTTTCATATTGAGTCCGATGTATTTCTACAACGGGTGCCCAATATAGAGAAGCTTGAGGTGCTTGGTGGTTTCTTCACAGAGATTTTCTGCTTTGATAGTCTTAATGTGGATGAGGCGGGATTGGTTTCACAGCTGAAAGTGATATGCTCGGACTCCCTTCCAGAGCTTGTTTCCATTGGGTCAGAGAACTCTGGGATTGTGCCCTTTCTCAGAAATCTAGAAACATTGCAAGTAATCAGCTGTTTCAGTTCAATAAATCTGGTACCATGCACAGTGTCTTTCTCCAATCTGACATATTTGAAAGTAAAAAGTTGCAAGATGATTCAATTGAAGAGATAG
- the LOC114419399 gene encoding uncharacterized protein LOC114419399, producing the protein MTQHNTRQCERIKVAVAGCYLRIENWGGRGRLVKTLEFPHLNIEDDTTQHPQRQDHKKLMKRCVCPLASLILLAIVIIVLIFTIFRVKGPMITMNSIKITKLQLVNTTMTPQPGANMSLVASFRYGNTTTSLYYLGVLVGEARGPPGRAKARRTLRMNVTIDVFTDRVVSSPDFATDLGWGLLTMSSFSRVPGQVKILNLIFPHRLLRSRVVSGRLNFSDHV; encoded by the exons atgacacaacacaacacaagacAGTGTGAGAGAATCAAAGTGGCAGTTGCTGGTTGTTACCTACG CATAGAAAATTGGGGAGGCAGGGGAAGGTTAGTCAAAACATTGGAATTTCCACACTTGAACATTGAGGATGACACAACTCAACACCCTCAAAGACAAGATCACAAAAAACTCATGAAACGATGTGTTTGCCCACTAGCCTCTTTAATTCTCCTAGCAATAGTAATCATAGTTTTAATCTTCACAATATTTCGTGTCAAGGGCCCCATGATCACAATGAACAGCATCAAGATCACAAAGCTCCAACTGGTCAACACCACCATGACACCTCAACCCGGTGCCAACATGTCCTTAGTTGCATCGTTTAGGTATGGCAACACCACCACGAGTTTGTACTACCTTGGTGTCTTGGTGGGGGAGGCTAGAGGACCACCTGGGAGGGCCAAGGCCAGAAGAACATTGAGGATGAATGTCACAATTGATGTCTTCACGGATCGTGTAGTTTCTAGTCCGGATTTTGCTACGGATTTAGGTTGGGGGCTGTTGACTATGAGCAGCTTCTCTAGAGTTCCTGGGCAGGTGAAGATCTTGAACTTGATATTTCCACACAGGCTATTAAGGAGCAGAGTTGTAAGCGGAAGGTTAAACTTTAGTGATCATGTGTAA